atctcctcactatctgctagctgcctgtcccctgaacacactgtaaaaacatctcttcactatctgctagctgcctgtcccctgaacacactgtaaaaacatctcttcactatctgctagctgcctgtcccctgaacacactgtaaaaaacatctcctcactatctgctagctgcctgtcccctgaacacactgtaaaaaacatctcctcactatctgctagctgcctgtcccctgaacacactgtaaaaacatctcttcactatctgctagctgcctgtcccctgaacacactgtaaaaaacatctcctcactatctgctagctgtctgtcccctgaacacacttaaaaacatctcctcactatctgctagctgcctgccccctgaacacactgtaaaaacatctcttcactatctgctagctgcctgtcccctgaacacactgtaaaaatatctcctcactatctgctagctgtctgtcccctgaacacactgtaaaaatatctcctcactatctgctagctgcctgtcccctgaacacactgtaaaaaacatctcctcactatctgctagctgtctgtcccctgaacacactgtaaaaaacctGTTATAATGGCTCATACCATgacttcttctctctctccgtctctgcagcTGAAGCCTGCTCGGCTCAGTGTGGCGACGGCCGCTCTGGATCCACCGTTGGTcctgaagaggaagaggaggaggaggaggaggaagacatgGTGATGGTCCCCTCCCCCATGGCCAGCCCCGCCATCCGCTACGCCTCCTGCATCTCCCTCAACTCCACGGCCGACACCGACCCGGACGGAGGggcggaggaggaagaggaggaggaggacgacgaCGAAGAGGACAACGGGGAAGAAGGGGACAGCGGCTTCCTCCGTCTGGACGCCGGCTCTCTGGAGGAGAGCTGGTTCGTCACGCCGCCGCCCTGCTTCACCGGCCGCGGCAGCCAGCCGGGCCTCCTGGAGACCAGCCCTCTGGAGAACCTGCTGATCGAGCACCCCAGCATGTCCGTCTACGCCCGCCACAGCACCCCGAGGCTCGCCCTCGACGCCCTGCCGCGCtccctggacctggacctggacctgggCTTGCTGCCTGAAGACGCGCCCGCCGCCCTGACGCCCTCCGCTGGGAAGGAGAAGGGCCGACGCCTTCTGGACGGCCCCCGTCACCGGTAATTATCACATTATTACAGGGTTCATACGCTTTGGGGAAAAgacctggaaaagttatggaatttgaaaaatgctaaTTCCATAACAGGCCTGGaaatagtgttaattttgtcacctatttttaatttagtcttagtcttgtgccaaaaatgtttgttagtcaagttttagtcgactaaaagtctcgtcattttagtctagttttagtcaaaagagaactcaaggtatcttagtcgactaaaagtgtttttgtgattctgTGTAACTTGTGTACTGTTGCTCCAGGGCTcccttgtaaaagagatttgaCTATCTCAATGGGACATcacctggtaaaataaaggataaataaaaaataaaaataaaaagtctcgccattttagtcaagttttagtcaaaacattttactctttttttaaataaattatttctgataaccatttcagacaaatagttataaaaataaataaatgatatatatatatatatatataatatatatatatatatatatatatatatatatatatataaatataaatataaattttgTTAGATCGAGACTAAACTATGTTctagactatatatatatatatatatatatatatatatatatatagtctagAACATAGTttagtctcgtctgacgaaattaacactacctGGAAAGgtttttggaaacataaaaagacccagaaagtttttggaaaagtcatggaatttagtataataatatgtgattttaataaatgtattttcacgtcgtcttaacctcaacgttgtattcggggagcgacattatgaatcccactatgaaccacataaattgtcgttcattttattgttaaacCTCTTTatactttaacacagatttgtattcttattgtataatgtcgactgacattttcaggaacacatagtcatggaaatttgccaaaaaaagtcatggaaaagtattggttaaaatgcgtatgaaccctgatTATAAATCAAACGTCTTTACTCAAAGGGTAACGTTACGTTTTTTTCCAACCTGGGCCCTATTTCCCCGTGGTTTGGTGTCTAAAGCCGCTTTCCGACTGGAGCGATTTTTGTACTTCCTAGAACCGAACcctcctagaaccctttttttgttctcctgttccgactggaccaatttggggattattaagttcgtcttcctgtaactctttgagctcctacttcagggcagggttcccttttcagcatagggACCTACAGGTCAACGAGGCTCAggtttccggtacagacagaccaacaacgggacagttTTCgtcatcttattcatcactaaattcacttctgacagcgttttaggtgagaaatgaactgtttagatttcgaatacaggcagtcttgcgaaaattgatgccgaattgacaatttgcttcaaagttttcagagttgagaagctccatgaagtgaggcgacagccagtaggcgcctgccccggccgcaAGCTCATCGCTGGGCCAATCGCGCTCAGAGACccccgctgtcagctggaagtccctcagaccgctctcgtaaataagaggcttttatttcgccgttgacggttcgtttgcacatgtccatcataagattaacgggaacctgtggttaactgtcttttcggagttaaactccacaagcgtggacacacacacacacacacacacacacacacacacacacacacacacacacacacacacacacacacccctccacagcgcagcgcagcaggcagaggcgggggagagagagatacccgtttctcttcgggagacttgtttaaattatgacaaatatgcttAGATTTagtattaaattaaataatttagtatttagttcctATATGaccacttggccagtgcgaatgcaaatggcaaaaccggttttgggggagaatAGTTAGTAgttctgtttagaagtggactgttcctataactacgctcctgtaactacttggttggAAAGCGGCTATAGTGGTcgttagatggctgtgttataataacaaaaggtcagttcctatggccacttggccagtgcgaatgcaaatgtaaaaaccGGTTTTGgcggagagtagttagtagaactgtttagaagacGACTGTCCCTATAACTACgctcctgtaactacttggtcggaaaagAGGATAATGTGACTGAtaagaacaacaatctttgaaattggtccagtattatcAAGCCGCAATAACCCCGCAATTGCACACCTTCAGTTtcagtccactaaaagtgctgtttttgccactgaccagactccatttaaataaacagtaattttatcatcataaaacacacttcatacGACAgaaagttgacagaaacaaaaataaaaccatcaaaAGCCGTCTCggttcgtctttccactgttccaacaatcaccactctggtttggttgaaataaacccttaattcacccatttacatgtggaaatatgctggctctatacacactaaaagtcctgattatttacatggagtctggtggagatatgctggctctatacacgctaaaagtcctgattatttacatggagtctggtggagatatgctggctctatacacgctaaaagtcctgattatttacatggagtctggtggagatatgctggctctatacacgctaaaagtcctgatcatttacatggagtctggtggagatatgctggctctatacacgctaaaagtcctgattatttacatggagtctggtggaaatatgctggctctatacacgctaaaagtcctgattatttacattgagtctggtggagatatgctggctctatacacgctaaaagtcctgattatttacatggagtctggtggagatatgctggctctatacacgctaaaagtcctgattatttacatggagtctggtggagatatgctggctctatacacgctaaaagtcctgattatttacatggagtctggtgctTATATGCATGTTAGTCACTTGGACAACAATGCATGGGataatagggtccaggtttaaaaaaattttttttaatatttgaattattttcttgataaattACTTGAACAAGTAATTGACTAGCTTTAAGTAGTTGTATATTTTCTGTCAGTCAGTTCAGCACCAAGTACTCTCCATCTAACACCCCTCTCCTTCggtctctgtctccccctgcaggccGGAGGTTGCGGTGGTCCAGCGGCGCTCCAGCCTCCACTCAGCCTGCTACGTTGCGGCGCTCTCCGCCCGCGCCGGCCTCCTGCAGCAGCGCTCGGGTAACGCCACCCAACGCACCCAGCCGCtgtcccgcaacgccctgcggCGCCTCAACCTGCTGCGCCCCCCGAAGGCCAGCACCAAGCACCTGCACCAGCCCAGCCAGAGACACCTCAACTACTGAGGCGTCCGGATcaccttcatcatcatcatcatcatcatcatcatcctcttcatcttcatcttcaacCTCCATCCTGTAAGCATTATGGGAAACTGACATTGGCCACCGCAAGAAATCCACACCAGCAACATGTCTTCAGCCATTAGTCACGCCCCGATCTGTTCTCACATCTGATTGGATGGTGAAATAGAGAAAGTGGCtggagatttttattttatcagctCATGTGGCCAGTGGGTGCAATGTTTCCccttttccttctcttcctccatccatccctccctccctccatcctccttCATATTGATGttgggaagaaaagaaaagatgttATCATGTGTCCCCCGacatgtcctcctcctcctatcaCCTTTGTTTTATTCTCCCTGCGCTGGACCAGTTTGCGTCCAgtcacagagaggaagagatttcacagtgttgtcctctctttctccttccctTTCTTATTCTCCTCTTCACCCATCCATCCTCCTTCATATtgatgttgaaaagaaaaagatttgtcatcatcatcatcatcatgtgtCCCCAAACATGTCCTCCTCCTATGATCCTTGTTTTACTCTCCCTCTATTGGACCGGTTTGCGTCCAatcacagagaggaagagatttCACGATGTTGTccatttctctttctccttctttctctctctttctctctctttacttgaTCTTCATGGACAACTTTTAATGTGTAGAATCAATGCTGTAGGTCACTTTACTCAGCGGCAGGTTCACAGCGTGGCAGGACGCTCGCTGTGATGTCACGGCATCTTAGCTGTGTTTTGCGACTTTTTTTGGGGCAACTTGACCGGACGCATCGGAGAGACCTTTCAGATCCCGAATCGCTCGACCATGAACAGTGCCGCAGCAGCACAACGGTGCCATTTAATCAGTGCAGCAGAGTTGTGATAGTGTTGCCCACAGAAAGTTGCCGGTAGTGAACGTGGTGCGCGCCAGTTATGAAAGTTATGAAAACAAGGAGTCTAAACTTTAAAGGAAAAAGTCCCCCTCGAATAACCCGACACTGTTATAGTCAGCAATCTGCGGAAGGGCTGAAACTAAGGATTATTTTCACTGTCGATTATTCTCTCGATTAGGTCTATAAAAGGTCACAAAATTATGAAAAACTAGAAGAAACTACaaaatatttccatttttaaaaagctggaatcagaatttttttgactttctttcccatttaaaaaaacattaatattatAGATTAATATTTGCAGCTCTAATCTGTAGCTGTTTTGGTCACTCTTCTGTCTTGCCTTGTTTATTTTTACTCAAGGCAGCGAGTTCCTACTTCCTACGTTTCCCAGGATGCATTGTACACAACTGCCACAAGAGAACCGGTCAATTAAAAGGACATTCACGTACTGATGATGAGGAGTACAACTCACAGTTGTATGTAGACgacacatttatttataacAGAAAATCAGTTACAAACTGGGCCTGTGGAGATTGAAAGACGTGGCTCTTTACCCAGGCACGGATTCTAGATTCTGtcaagttgcattatgggaaatgtagggtCCAGTGTTCTTGGAGTTTGAACCATAGACGTGACTCAAAGTTAGGATATCTCTGCCTCTGATGCTTCAATATCGGCCTTTTTAAAGTACCCTTGTACATATAAAAACTCTAAACCTTTTTTGTTTCCagcttttaaaatttttaagtTATTTAATTTCTTGCTCTAGTAGAAACTACCACCAGCAGTATGCAAAAAGACATTTACATTTGAATGCAAATGTTTTGGCAAAGTGAAACGTCACACTAACATTTAGCAttcagaggttttttttttttttttttttttttctgtgaaactGGAGGGTTTAGTTACCGAAAACCGAGAGACGGAACAGAGAGTTTCATGAGCCACTTCTGGCTCAAACCCCAACCTGTACTGTAGCTGCTTTGCCTTTCTGCTCTTGGTGGTCTAAACTGCATCTCATGgcccttaaattgcatccctgactcctccacttgcctcccttcctcgcgtcttagtcccaGGCACGGGAGAGACGGGAGGAAATCATgcgaggagagaggcaacgagaaaatgtgtttttagagggatgaggcgtcctttcctgagacggccttcaccgaggagggactgaacaacttccggttcagccgaggaccgaggagtcgaggagctatcgGATAAGGGCCGTGAGATGCAGCTCATGACGTAGATTTTTGATTATCCCTCGCTCCCGAAATCTGCGGGAAGTGACCTCATGATGTGACCTCGTTTATACGTAGCCGATGTTCACAGATATTCCGATATTCCAGTGTTTGTTTGGAGCATTTCGATGAGATTTTCTTCTTTAACTTTCCCCGTTTTTGTTAATTCGGCCATCTTGTCTCTCCGACGTCCTGCAGCATcaccttgttgttgttgttgttgttgttgttaaaagcGCTCGTCCTGCGGCCGCCTGGCTGAACCTGCCTCTGACTTTGTAATTCAGTAACTTTTcacaatattttctttttttttttattaaaatgagaaaaaaaaagactgtaaaAATTACTGGGTTAAATATCACTAAACGCCTTGTTTTAACGGTAGCTTTGAGAtaaatagaaaatgtaaaaagacaaaatgtatttaaaaaaaaaaaaaaaattccaaaatattttttgaaaagaaaaaaatgaaataacataTCAGTATGAAGTTGGTATATATGCGTCTATGGTTTCTTGCTTAGGTATGTTTGGTTATGTTAGTGTGCAAACCTGTTGCATGGTTGTAGAGTTGTGTTAGTGTGAtgatggtgggggaaaaaaaacctagaaaatggaaaaagattttttattattttatgtttgttcttaaaaaaaaaaaaaaaaaatgaatctgcAGTCTACTTCTCAGGGTCACAACCAATCACCTTCTACTCTTTAGAAAAATGCAGATTTACTTGACGGCTGATGATTTCTTTGTGCGTGATCAGACTTCCCTCttgaaaaatgttttgtgaGAAATTATCGACCTATAGTTTAGTTTATCTTGGTCCCAGGGCTGTGAAAACGAAACTCTTGATGCTCTCAGTCGACTGTTGGAAACCCATCAAGACGGAgagaaactgttttttttgcaatgttTATATTTGACCTAACATGGTTTTTAGAAATGTacttttattgctttttatctattctatttTCCATGTTAACTTAGTTACAAACCAAAAAAAGTAGCAATGATCTTTTAACCTTTTCACTAGTTTTATAATacagatttttgttgttgttgttgtttaactTTTCAAGCGTTTGCTAACCGTTCGCGGCCTCGGTGCTCTGAAACGGTGGACGGTCTAATGTTTAATACGTCTGCTGTTGGGAGAGTATAGACCCCGGGCCGAATCGCCACACTGCAATCTGTCCATCTGACAGTTGGACTGAGTCCGAATGGATGCACATTTCTGTcaggaaaagaaaataatggACGAAATGTTGGGAATGAGgacactttttcttttaaaaacacgCCAAGTGAGTCAAAATTACGAGATGGAAAGTCAAAAATATTACTTTTAAAAGTCTAAATAATGAGGTAATGGTATTTATCTCATCATGACAACTTCTCAACTTATAATTGTCACATTTAAAGGCCAAAAAGTTCACTCGCTATCTCAGGATTTTGACTTACtcaaactacacacacatttcacaaaTTTCGACTCCCAAAATTTGAATTACTGCATCAACTTTTGGGTATCAAGGACGTTAAAACGAGTCAGATTTTTACCTTCTCTCAAACATTAAGCCTTCACATCTCATAATTTTGACTTACTgtgagtgttgttttttttttattattattattcctgaCTTTTCACACATTACTTTCTTTTCTCGGCATGAATGGACTTCCATACCGAATCTCATGTTGAAACTTTAAATCATAATCTATCCAAGGATGTGTTGAAAATCCGCTCGAAATGTTATCAAATGATCTCAGAACAGGAGAAAAAGGCTCGACCTTCATATTTGGTCGACTTATTCCAGAATAATCCGTCCTCGGTGATTTTCGGAGTCGATTTTTATTGAGTCAAACGTTAAAAACGAGCAGAAtgaaggctgttttatgctacTGCGTCGTGACCTTTTCGGAGTTCTGCGTCGAGGGTTGAACGTGATTTGCGATTGCGGGGTGTCTGCCggccagtttatgttatgttggCAAGCTAACTTTAGCGCAACTGCCCACAAAGTGctgcttgctggcgaagtgctaatttcaaaaaGCTACTGACATTTTGTAACCAcaatatgtctgagtttatttgcggagctgatgtcagtgaactagcatgttgctactcgcCACAGTTAGGCTGCTTGAAGACTAccaacacacaggaccagttgaccaattgcagtccttgcggtctgcgtcgcctcgacgcaaagtgacacatttttggaggtgcacgtGGAGCTACGGCGGAGGGCTCGGAGGGGGGGTTCTCGTCAGGGCCGGTCCGAGGCTTTtggggggccctaagcaggatttggtttgggggactctccacattgtaacatgcTGCCGCTGCATttggcactaaaccaacttgtgtattgtaaatattagtttaagcactcatatTGTGGAAATAAGAgagacctattagcagcaacGCTATCTTTAtatagaccggctctgttatgagctctattgtgggacatttcaagcgctcttgggggGGCCCCCTCTGGTAGCCCcggggccctaagcagccgcttagttcgcttatgggtCGGGCCGGCTCTGGTTCTCGTCGACGCAGAGGGGTCCGCTGGGGAACGCCGTTGATTCAACGCGGTTGATTGACGCCGAAGCGTAAAACAGCCTTTTTTAGTGAAGCGATTTTATAAAGAAGTTCAGGAAGTGGATCCTGTTTTGAAGATGCACAAAATATATACACTTGTGTAGTACAAACACGCAAGAGAAAAGTTTTTAAAGCTCGGTACAGACCCAGCTGTGGCGGAGACTGTTTGCAGCGTGG
The DNA window shown above is from Perca fluviatilis chromosome 7, GENO_Pfluv_1.0, whole genome shotgun sequence and carries:
- the tp53inp1 gene encoding tumor protein p53-inducible nuclear protein 1, encoding MTKVRATPLRRRPEPRASPQPLPQPHAPAGRPGMFQRFASALFGDDAEELSRCGGPGDGREEEEEEDDDEEDWILVNYLAEACSAQCGDGRSGSTVGPEEEEEEEEEEDMVMVPSPMASPAIRYASCISLNSTADTDPDGGAEEEEEEEDDDEEDNGEEGDSGFLRLDAGSLEESWFVTPPPCFTGRGSQPGLLETSPLENLLIEHPSMSVYARHSTPRLALDALPRSLDLDLDLGLLPEDAPAALTPSAGKEKGRRLLDGPRHRPEVAVVQRRSSLHSACYVAALSARAGLLQQRSGNATQRTQPLSRNALRRLNLLRPPKASTKHLHQPSQRHLNY